The following are encoded in a window of Amycolatopsis lexingtonensis genomic DNA:
- a CDS encoding sugar ABC transporter substrate-binding protein, whose product MPYPPRSRPIPAALAAVALAATLAACSSSPDTGSTGTLSIWDPYPQFTAGSAWAKVIDECAAGAGVKIQRQAYDTTDLTGKVLLAAQQHTAPSVLVLDNPVVSTMVEAGVLKANDEVGLDASPASPNLVAAGTVQGRTYGVPLGANTLALYYNKDVLAAAGVDPASVKDWASLETALGKVKAAGKKGITFSAIGTEEGSFQFLPWFWGSGATLTDLSAPPAVAALTQWKSWLDRGYAPNSVINNTQTTSWQEFATGQYAFAENGTWQLENAKKAGFPYGVIPIPGRTGGTAPAPTGGEFVTVPAQDNPDTERTAGKIAACLTAPDKVLTSDTALTYVSAVPSVQQQQVTQKPELAVWVDAVKNAKGRTGDNLGTRYPRISQPLWNAVQGALTGSKTPDAALKDAQTAAK is encoded by the coding sequence ATGCCGTACCCCCCGCGCTCCCGCCCGATCCCGGCCGCGCTGGCGGCGGTCGCCCTCGCCGCGACGCTGGCGGCCTGCTCGTCGTCCCCGGACACCGGCAGCACCGGCACGCTCTCGATCTGGGACCCGTACCCGCAGTTCACGGCCGGCTCCGCGTGGGCGAAGGTGATCGACGAGTGCGCGGCCGGAGCCGGGGTGAAGATCCAGCGCCAGGCCTACGACACGACCGACCTCACCGGCAAGGTGCTGCTCGCCGCCCAGCAGCACACCGCGCCCAGCGTGCTCGTGCTGGACAACCCGGTCGTTTCCACCATGGTCGAAGCGGGCGTGCTCAAGGCGAACGACGAGGTCGGGCTGGACGCTTCGCCTGCCTCGCCGAACCTGGTGGCCGCCGGCACCGTGCAGGGCCGGACGTACGGCGTACCGCTGGGTGCCAACACCCTCGCGCTGTACTACAACAAGGACGTCCTGGCCGCCGCGGGCGTCGACCCCGCCTCCGTCAAGGACTGGGCGTCGCTCGAAACGGCCCTGGGCAAGGTGAAGGCCGCCGGGAAGAAGGGCATCACGTTCTCCGCGATCGGCACCGAGGAAGGCAGCTTCCAGTTCCTGCCGTGGTTCTGGGGGTCGGGCGCGACGCTGACCGACCTGTCCGCTCCCCCGGCCGTCGCGGCGCTGACCCAGTGGAAGTCCTGGCTCGACCGCGGCTACGCCCCCAACTCGGTCATCAACAACACCCAGACGACCAGCTGGCAGGAGTTCGCCACCGGCCAGTACGCCTTCGCCGAGAACGGCACCTGGCAGCTGGAGAACGCGAAGAAGGCCGGTTTCCCGTACGGCGTGATCCCGATCCCGGGCCGCACCGGCGGCACCGCGCCCGCGCCGACCGGCGGCGAGTTCGTCACCGTCCCCGCACAGGACAACCCGGACACCGAGCGCACGGCAGGCAAGATCGCGGCCTGCCTCACCGCCCCGGACAAGGTGCTGACCTCGGACACGGCGCTGACCTACGTCTCGGCGGTGCCGTCGGTCCAGCAGCAGCAGGTGACGCAGAAGCCCGAACTCGCGGTGTGGGTCGACGCGGTGAAGAACGCCAAGGGCCGGACCGGGGACAACCTCGGCACGCGGTACCCCCGGATCTCGCAGCCGCTGTGGAACGCCGTCCAGGGCGCCCTCACCGGCTCGAAGACGCCGGACGCCGCGCTCAAGGACGCCCAGACGGCGGCGAAGTAG